One region of Deinococcus koreensis genomic DNA includes:
- a CDS encoding ABC transporter substrate-binding protein has product MKSRIVLTALLSCCSLALADVRVGVIVSATGPAASLGIPERNTVALLPQTIAGQKIVYTILDDASDTTAAVTSARKLIQDNKVDLIIGTTTTPASLAMIDVVSEAKVPMISLAASEAIIKPVDAKRAWVFKTPQTDALMAAAVVQHMQKNKVKTVGYIGFNDAYGEGWLTELKKNAAARGIRVVSEERYGRSDTSVTGQALKVLAARPDAVLIGASGVPAVLPQKTLKERGYTGQIYQTHGVANADFLRVGGKDVEGAILPAGPVLVADQLPDTNPNKKVGLNYFGLYEAKYGAGSVSTFGAHMWDAGLLMQKALPVALKKAQPGTPEFREALRVALEGTRNVIGAHGIFNLSATDHLGLDARSRVMVQVVGGTWKLIK; this is encoded by the coding sequence ATGAAGAGCCGTATCGTCCTGACTGCCCTGCTGAGCTGCTGCTCGCTGGCCCTCGCCGACGTCCGTGTGGGCGTGATCGTCTCGGCCACCGGCCCGGCCGCCAGCCTGGGCATTCCCGAGCGCAACACCGTGGCCCTGCTGCCGCAGACCATCGCCGGGCAGAAGATCGTCTACACCATTCTGGACGACGCCAGCGACACCACGGCGGCCGTGACCAGCGCCCGCAAGCTGATTCAGGACAACAAGGTCGACCTGATCATCGGCACCACGACCACGCCCGCCAGCCTGGCGATGATCGATGTGGTCTCGGAAGCCAAGGTGCCGATGATCAGCCTCGCGGCGTCCGAGGCGATCATCAAGCCGGTGGACGCCAAGCGCGCCTGGGTCTTCAAGACGCCGCAGACCGACGCGCTGATGGCGGCGGCCGTCGTGCAGCACATGCAGAAGAACAAGGTCAAGACCGTGGGTTACATCGGTTTCAACGACGCCTACGGCGAGGGCTGGCTGACCGAGCTGAAGAAGAACGCCGCGGCCAGGGGCATCCGGGTCGTCAGCGAGGAGCGCTACGGCCGCAGCGACACCTCCGTGACCGGGCAGGCCCTCAAGGTGCTCGCCGCGCGCCCCGACGCAGTGCTGATCGGCGCCTCCGGCGTGCCGGCGGTGCTGCCACAGAAGACCCTCAAGGAACGGGGATACACGGGGCAGATCTACCAGACCCACGGGGTCGCCAACGCCGACTTCCTGCGGGTGGGTGGCAAGGACGTCGAGGGCGCCATCCTGCCGGCCGGCCCGGTGCTGGTGGCCGACCAGCTGCCCGACACCAACCCGAACAAGAAAGTCGGCCTGAACTATTTCGGTCTTTACGAGGCCAAATACGGCGCGGGCAGCGTCTCGACCTTCGGGGCGCACATGTGGGACGCCGGACTGCTGATGCAAAAGGCCCTGCCGGTGGCCCTGAAAAAAGCCCAGCCCGGCACCCCCGAGTTCAGGGAAGCCCTGCGCGTCGCCCTGGAGGGCACCCGCAACGTGATCGGCGCCCACGGCATCTTCAACCTGTCGGCCACCGATCACCTGGGCCTGGACGCCCGCAGCCGCGTGATGGTGCAGGTGGTCGGCGGCACCTGGAAACTGATCAAGTAG
- a CDS encoding fumarylacetoacetate hydrolase family protein has protein sequence MKYARFLSGGRALSGHLDGGRLIDAAGVAHDPARVQFRLPVDPPKVIALALNYHDHAGELGLTQPKEPALFWKPNTTLLPHGGTVIYPRGAQFMHYEVELGVIIGRDARRVKAKDAMGYVGGYTIGNDLVVRDYVTNTFRPPMRGKGWDTFGPLGPYYVTADEIADPHALRLTAHVNGELRQEGSTADMIFSIPELIEHISRFMTLQQGDVILTGTPKGISHVHPGDVMTLEVEGLGQLVNDIQEEDDLAEPITGQESREGEWDGR, from the coding sequence ATGAAATACGCCCGATTTCTCTCCGGAGGCCGCGCCCTCAGCGGTCACCTCGACGGTGGACGGCTGATCGACGCCGCCGGGGTGGCCCACGACCCCGCCCGCGTGCAGTTCCGGCTGCCGGTCGATCCGCCCAAGGTCATCGCGCTGGCGCTGAATTACCACGATCACGCCGGGGAGCTGGGCCTCACGCAGCCCAAGGAGCCCGCGCTGTTCTGGAAACCGAACACCACCCTGCTGCCCCACGGCGGCACGGTGATCTACCCCCGCGGCGCGCAGTTCATGCATTACGAGGTCGAACTGGGCGTGATCATCGGGCGCGACGCCCGGCGCGTGAAGGCGAAGGACGCCATGGGCTACGTCGGCGGCTACACCATCGGCAACGACCTGGTGGTGCGCGACTACGTGACCAACACCTTCCGCCCGCCCATGCGCGGCAAGGGCTGGGACACCTTCGGGCCGCTCGGGCCGTACTACGTCACGGCCGACGAGATTGCCGACCCCCACGCCCTGCGCCTCACCGCGCACGTGAACGGCGAACTGCGCCAGGAAGGCAGCACGGCCGACATGATCTTCAGCATTCCGGAGCTGATCGAGCACATCTCGCGCTTCATGACCCTGCAGCAAGGCGACGTGATTTTGACGGGGACGCCCAAGGGCATCAGCCACGTGCATCCGGGCGACGTGATGACGCTGGAGGTCGAGGGCCTGGGCCAGCTCGTCAACGACATTCAGGAAGAGGACGACCTGGCCGAGCCCATCACCGGCCAGGAGAGCCGCGAGGGCGAGTGGGACGGCCGTTAG
- a CDS encoding PucR family transcriptional regulator has protein sequence MATVNALRAQLQLAPLRDDEALESVGQALRLCPERPAREVMLAAGGLAAGELLPLPGLGVVLDTLRDAVMSPHPEQALTRLLAQWTGGLAEIVASWGDLVATAGRAAGPELILRLEHRERHVGALRLAVPERWQGLAAVAAEYALLARLQSAAAGAARRRVGERVLEGLLSGSGGGDVLGSEPFAVAVASFPLPLSSAGGLRGREDALDVLAAVGEGYLMERRLAGYSTVRSGEAVWLWSSLHLPTEGRELHAALLASTAQDVRLGVSSRHAMASQGAAAAVQTAYREARQALAATRSRRGVTPFQEMDPLFALLSDGRLTVLQSQVQTRLSALADDGRIEATLRAYLAHRGPLGDLATRLDIHVNTLRARLRRAEEALGGSLSDPAVLARLYLAFGAGSGAE, from the coding sequence ATGGCCACCGTGAACGCCCTGCGCGCCCAGCTGCAGCTGGCTCCGCTTAGGGACGACGAGGCGCTGGAGTCGGTGGGTCAGGCCCTGCGGCTCTGTCCAGAACGGCCGGCGCGGGAGGTGATGCTGGCCGCGGGCGGCCTGGCCGCCGGGGAACTGCTGCCGCTGCCCGGCCTGGGCGTGGTGCTGGATACCCTGCGGGACGCGGTAATGAGCCCCCACCCCGAACAGGCCCTGACGCGGCTCCTGGCCCAGTGGACCGGCGGGCTCGCCGAGATCGTCGCGAGCTGGGGCGACCTCGTGGCGACGGCCGGCCGCGCGGCGGGGCCGGAACTGATCCTGCGGCTCGAGCACCGGGAGCGGCACGTGGGTGCCCTGCGGCTGGCCGTGCCGGAGCGCTGGCAGGGGCTGGCGGCCGTGGCGGCCGAGTACGCCCTGCTGGCCCGCCTGCAGTCGGCCGCCGCCGGGGCCGCGCGGCGCCGGGTGGGTGAGCGCGTGCTGGAAGGGCTGCTCAGCGGCAGTGGGGGCGGCGACGTGCTGGGCAGCGAGCCCTTCGCGGTGGCGGTGGCCTCGTTCCCATTGCCTCTAAGCAGCGCCGGCGGCCTGCGCGGCCGGGAAGACGCGCTCGACGTCCTGGCGGCCGTGGGCGAGGGCTACCTGATGGAGCGCCGCCTCGCCGGCTATTCCACCGTGCGGAGTGGGGAGGCGGTCTGGCTGTGGTCGAGCCTGCACCTGCCCACCGAGGGGCGGGAACTGCACGCGGCCCTGCTCGCCTCCACCGCCCAGGACGTCCGGCTGGGGGTAAGCAGCCGCCACGCCATGGCCAGTCAGGGCGCGGCCGCCGCCGTCCAGACGGCCTACCGGGAGGCCCGTCAGGCACTGGCGGCCACCCGCAGCCGGCGCGGCGTCACCCCCTTTCAGGAGATGGATCCGCTGTTCGCCCTGCTCTCGGATGGACGCCTGACGGTGCTGCAGAGTCAGGTACAGACCCGGCTCTCGGCGCTGGCCGACGACGGGCGGATCGAGGCCACCCTGCGCGCCTACCTCGCACACCGAGGGCCGCTGGGCGACCTGGCGACGCGCCTGGACATCCACGTCAACACCCTGCGCGCCCGCCTGCGCCGCGCCGAGGAGGCCCTGGGGGGAAGCCTGAGCGACCCGGCCGTGCTGGCCCGGCTGTACCTGGCGTTCGGGGCCGGGTCAGGAGCGGAATGA